The Lates calcarifer isolate ASB-BC8 linkage group LG14, TLL_Latcal_v3, whole genome shotgun sequence genome has a segment encoding these proteins:
- the LOC108874142 gene encoding cerebellin-1, whose translation MNLTMLWFVLLLCGLISAQDDGTATVTENPNEIQSCSPDMCDLLVEFGAMREKLRAMETRLEDSETRLRNSETRLRNSETRLRNSETRLNESETRLRNSENQILELRNKEGTKVIFSAVVGRGDKAIGPFNTDITLIYRRVITNIGNAYSQSTGIFTAPVAGVYYFNIFYHAGRAHASGLHLYKNSQVMVMTGHQQSDNDKPDNGGNAVFLQLQRGDQVYVRLVANAYVWGSDYDTTFNGFLVTQI comes from the exons ATGAATTTGACCATGTTatggtttgttttgctgctctgTGGCTTGATTTCAGCCCAGGATGATGGTACTGCTACTGTAACAGAAAATCCTAATGAAATACAGTCATGCTCTCCTGACATGTGTGATCTCCTGGTGGAGTTTGGTGCCATGAGAGAAAAACTCAGAGCAATGGAAACCAGGCTAGAAGACAGCGAAACCAG GCTGAGGAACAGTGAAACCAGGCTGAGGAACAGTGAAACCAGGCTGAGGAACAGTGAAACCAGGCTGAACGAGAGTGAAACCAGGCTGAGGAACAGTGAAAACCAGATTCTGGAGCTGAGGAACAAAG AAGGAACCAAGGTGATATTCAGTGCAGTAGTAGGTAGAGGAGATAAAGCCATTGGACCCTTCAACACAGACATAACTCTAATCTACAGAAGAGTGATCACAAACATTGGTAATGCCTACAGTCAATCCACAG GTATCTTCACTGCACCTGTTGCaggtgtttattattttaacatctTCTATCATGCTGGACGAGCACATGCGTCAGGGCTGCATCTGTATAAAAACAGCCAGGTGATGGTCATGACAGGTCATCAGCAGTCAGACAATGACAAACCAGATAATGGAGGAAatgcagtgtttctgcagcttcaGCGAGGAGACCAGGTTTATGTGCGCTTGGTTGCAAATGCATATGTTTGGGGATCTGACTATGATACAACATTCAATGGTTTTTTGGTCACTCAGATTTGA